One part of the Macrobrachium rosenbergii isolate ZJJX-2024 chromosome 3, ASM4041242v1, whole genome shotgun sequence genome encodes these proteins:
- the LOC136826138 gene encoding tripartite motif-containing protein 3-like isoform X2 — MTCLAFFEENCVVTRLKTCYHGTKQELKRQCLAFVRAEPRCALNLHNNDCRSHIQVRMPGAAAVVRDSRSRRNGGGGKRQVPKRSSSSAAALQRSKSPGRAASSSTGDDVVATGYTQFNADLPPLDAPVIVPRTKGHHAKEKKKERPSSVIIPSSSSSSSTSDRQVRFLQDHGGCENTRGSPSPLGSSSASSSGVSSASSSPPMEKARSPNKRSVSMKHHLQRRHRHHRRLSPEGRASSANSSSTSLSPGVSEISLNEDDVTCAICLDLLHRPRSLPCGHTFCSICLQNYANSCRMIITCPSCRGAAQVPKEGVVGLPLNAPLEEMAQIIKGRRLGKGKYICGICNGTTDVLECGHCNAMFCRGCGAPHLKQVRTEVEELRQLLVAARDTFSCRVEEDEVQDMRKDSQKRSESLSQDIDKALGSSSSQTEEQQMEWEKLNQLHASLRRLLKATSNAKGPRVTLDEASLSLSTSSLIAAEDTEAKEEDDEDRPLTSQDHSLHYRIKGTLSRMRWGQHLGERPAGLAVNPNNSDIFVTGSDTCRIFVFDSSGRQIGGFGSRGHNDGQFLCPIGIAFSQVSNEVLITDKWKHCIHVFDTDGKFIRQLGRKGKGYGHFSSPEGIATDRHGRIYVADTCNHRVQILDSDGVFLREVGVVSSETLGDGQRYTKSEFNEPTGVAASLDGSKVYVADAGNHRIKVFNGLTGERELMFGSRGKHKGQFESPESIVVDAEGFMLIGDSGNGRVQVFRPNGNFVRFLGSRGNNHGEFGWVSGVALSKSFDIVVTDFKNNLVAVF, encoded by the exons GTGAGGATGCCGGGGGCTGCGGCGGTGGTCCGCGATTCTCGAAGCCGTCGCAATGGGGGCGGTGGGAAGAGGCAGGTGCCCAAAAGGTCGTCCTCCTCCGCGGCGGCTCTGCAGAGGAGCAAATCCCCTGGGAGGGCTGCCTCTTCTTCGACGGGAGACGACGTCGTCGCCACCGGTTACACCCAGTTCAACGCAGACCTGCCCCCTTTAGACGCCCCCGTCATAGTACCCAGGACCAAAGGTCACcatgcaaaagaaaagaagaaggaacgACCCTCGTCGGTCATAAtaccttcgtcttcttcttcttcttcgacgtcaGATCGTCAAGTGAGGTTCCTGCAAGATCACGGCGGGTGTGAGAACACGCGCGGAAGTCCTTCGCCGCTCGGTTCGTCGTCAGCGTCGTCTTCGGGAGTGTCATCGGCGTCTTCCTCTCCCCCAATGGAGAAAGCCCGCTCACCGAACAAGCGCTCCGTTTCCATGAAGCATCACCTCCAACGTCGTCACCGCCACCATCGGCGTCTGTCTCCCGAGGGAAGGGCGTCCTCCGCTAATTCATCGTCGACGTCGTTGTCCCCAGGAGTGAGCGAGATTTCCTTGAACGAAGATGACGTCACGTGTGCCATATGTCTGGACTTACTGCACAGGCCACGTTCTCTGCCGTGCGGGCACACCTTCTGTTCAATATGCCTCCAGAACTATGCCAATTCTTGCAG aatGATAATCACGTGCCCTTCATGCCGCGGTGCCGCGCAGGTGCCCAAAGAGGGCGTGGTCGGTTTGCCTCTGAACGCGCCTTTGGAGGAAATGGCGCAGATCATCAAAGGGCGCCGACTAGGCAAAGGTAAATACATATGTGGCATCTGCAACGGCACCACAGATGTGCTGGAATGCGGCCACTGCAATGCCATGTTCTGCAGAGGCTGCGGCGCCCCGCACCTGAAGCAGGTGCGGACGGAAGTCGAGGAGCTTCGTCAGCTCTTGGTGGCGGCCCGAGATACCTTCTCCTGTAGGGTAGAAGAGGATGAG GTCCAAGATATGAGAAAGGACAGCCAAAAGCGGTCCGAGTCTCTCTCCCAGGATATAGATAAAGCCTTGGGATCTTCTTCTAGTCAGACTGAGGAGCAGCAAATGGAG TGGGAGAAGCTGAACCAACTTCATGCGAGTCTCAGGCGCCTCCTGAAGGCGACCTCCAACGCCAAGGGCCCGAGAGTCACCCTCGACGAGGCCTCCCTTTCGCTTAGTACCTCGTCCTTGATAGCTGCAGAAGACACGGAGGCCAAGGAGGAAGATGACGAAGACCGACCTCTGACTTCCCAGGATCACAGCCTCCATTACAG GATCAAAGGGACTCTGTCGCGCATGCGCTGGGGACAACATCTTGGTGAGAGACCAGCGGGCCTCGCTGTCAACCCCAACAATTCCGACATCTTCGTGACGGGAAGTGACACCTGCAG GATCTTTGTGTTCGACAGCAGCGGTCGGCAAATCGGGGGCTTCGGATCCCGCGGACATAACGACGGCCAGTTCTTGTGCCCCATCGGCATTGCCTTTAGCCAAGTTTCTAATGAAGTCCTTAtcacag ATAAGTGGAAACACTGCATTCACGTCTTCGACACCGACGGAAAGTTTATTCGTCAGCTGGGTCGTAAAGGCAAAGGGTACGGGCACTTCTCGTCGCCAGAGGGCATTGCTACTGATCGCCACGGCAGGATCTACGTAGCAGATACCTGCAATCACCGCGTTCAG ATTTTGGACAGCGACGGCGTCTTTTTACGGGAAGTGGGCGTGGTGTCATCTGAAACTCTTGGCGATGGACAAAGGTACACGAAGAGTGAGTTTAATGAGCCAACGGGCGTGGCTGCAAGCCTGGACGGTTCTAAAGTCTACGTGGCCGATGCTGGAAATCACAGAATTAAG GTGTTTAACGGATTGACGGGCGAGCGGGAGCTAATGTTCGGCTCCCGGGGCAAACACAAAGGTCAGTTCGAGTCACCCGAAAGTATTGTTGTTGACGCCGAGGGCTTCATGCTGATCGGGGACTCGGGCAACGGCAGAGTACAAGTCTTTAGACCTAACGGAAACTTTGTCAG GTTTCTGGGCAGCAGAGGCAACAATCACGGCGAATTTGGGTGGGTGTCTGGCGTCGCTCTGTCGAAGTCCTTCGACATCGTCGTCACCGATTTCAAGAACAACCTGGTGGCTGTCTTCTGA
- the LOC136826138 gene encoding tripartite motif-containing protein 2-like isoform X3, whose amino-acid sequence MSLFKYWKVRMPGAAAVVRDSRSRRNGGGGKRQVPKRSSSSAAALQRSKSPGRAASSSTGDDVVATGYTQFNADLPPLDAPVIVPRTKGHHAKEKKKERPSSVIIPSSSSSSSTSDRQVRFLQDHGGCENTRGSPSPLGSSSASSSGVSSASSSPPMEKARSPNKRSVSMKHHLQRRHRHHRRLSPEGRASSANSSSTSLSPGVSEISLNEDDVTCAICLDLLHRPRSLPCGHTFCSICLQNYANSCRMIITCPSCRGAAQVPKEGVVGLPLNAPLEEMAQIIKGRRLGKGKYICGICNGTTDVLECGHCNAMFCRGCGAPHLKQVRTEVEELRQLLVAARDTFSCRVEEDETRFRRLEETIEEVVEDRVAKLHEEGRKLQAQVQDMRKDSQKRSESLSQDIDKALGSSSSQTEEQQMEWEKLNQLHASLRRLLKATSNAKGPRVTLDEASLSLSTSSLIAAEDTEAKEEDDEDRPLTSQDHSLHYRIKGTLSRMRWGQHLGERPAGLAVNPNNSDIFVTGSDTCRIFVFDSSGRQIGGFGSRGHNDGQFLCPIGIAFSQVSNEVLITDKWKHCIHVFDTDGKFIRQLGRKGKGYGHFSSPEGIATDRHGRIYVADTCNHRVQILDSDGVFLREVGVVSSETLGDGQRYTKSEFNEPTGVAASLDGSKVYVADAGNHRIKVFNGLTGERELMFGSRGKHKGQFESPESIVVDAEGFMLIGDSGNGRVQVFRPNGNFVRFLGSRGNNHGEFGWVSGVALSKSFDIVVTDFKNNLVAVF is encoded by the exons GTGAGGATGCCGGGGGCTGCGGCGGTGGTCCGCGATTCTCGAAGCCGTCGCAATGGGGGCGGTGGGAAGAGGCAGGTGCCCAAAAGGTCGTCCTCCTCCGCGGCGGCTCTGCAGAGGAGCAAATCCCCTGGGAGGGCTGCCTCTTCTTCGACGGGAGACGACGTCGTCGCCACCGGTTACACCCAGTTCAACGCAGACCTGCCCCCTTTAGACGCCCCCGTCATAGTACCCAGGACCAAAGGTCACcatgcaaaagaaaagaagaaggaacgACCCTCGTCGGTCATAAtaccttcgtcttcttcttcttcttcgacgtcaGATCGTCAAGTGAGGTTCCTGCAAGATCACGGCGGGTGTGAGAACACGCGCGGAAGTCCTTCGCCGCTCGGTTCGTCGTCAGCGTCGTCTTCGGGAGTGTCATCGGCGTCTTCCTCTCCCCCAATGGAGAAAGCCCGCTCACCGAACAAGCGCTCCGTTTCCATGAAGCATCACCTCCAACGTCGTCACCGCCACCATCGGCGTCTGTCTCCCGAGGGAAGGGCGTCCTCCGCTAATTCATCGTCGACGTCGTTGTCCCCAGGAGTGAGCGAGATTTCCTTGAACGAAGATGACGTCACGTGTGCCATATGTCTGGACTTACTGCACAGGCCACGTTCTCTGCCGTGCGGGCACACCTTCTGTTCAATATGCCTCCAGAACTATGCCAATTCTTGCAG aatGATAATCACGTGCCCTTCATGCCGCGGTGCCGCGCAGGTGCCCAAAGAGGGCGTGGTCGGTTTGCCTCTGAACGCGCCTTTGGAGGAAATGGCGCAGATCATCAAAGGGCGCCGACTAGGCAAAGGTAAATACATATGTGGCATCTGCAACGGCACCACAGATGTGCTGGAATGCGGCCACTGCAATGCCATGTTCTGCAGAGGCTGCGGCGCCCCGCACCTGAAGCAGGTGCGGACGGAAGTCGAGGAGCTTCGTCAGCTCTTGGTGGCGGCCCGAGATACCTTCTCCTGTAGGGTAGAAGAGGATGAG ACGCGCTTTAGAAGACTGGAAGAGACAATTGAGGAGGTGGTGGAAGACAGGGTGGCTAAGCTGCATGAAGAGGGTCGTAAGCTGCAGGCTCAG GTCCAAGATATGAGAAAGGACAGCCAAAAGCGGTCCGAGTCTCTCTCCCAGGATATAGATAAAGCCTTGGGATCTTCTTCTAGTCAGACTGAGGAGCAGCAAATGGAG TGGGAGAAGCTGAACCAACTTCATGCGAGTCTCAGGCGCCTCCTGAAGGCGACCTCCAACGCCAAGGGCCCGAGAGTCACCCTCGACGAGGCCTCCCTTTCGCTTAGTACCTCGTCCTTGATAGCTGCAGAAGACACGGAGGCCAAGGAGGAAGATGACGAAGACCGACCTCTGACTTCCCAGGATCACAGCCTCCATTACAG GATCAAAGGGACTCTGTCGCGCATGCGCTGGGGACAACATCTTGGTGAGAGACCAGCGGGCCTCGCTGTCAACCCCAACAATTCCGACATCTTCGTGACGGGAAGTGACACCTGCAG GATCTTTGTGTTCGACAGCAGCGGTCGGCAAATCGGGGGCTTCGGATCCCGCGGACATAACGACGGCCAGTTCTTGTGCCCCATCGGCATTGCCTTTAGCCAAGTTTCTAATGAAGTCCTTAtcacag ATAAGTGGAAACACTGCATTCACGTCTTCGACACCGACGGAAAGTTTATTCGTCAGCTGGGTCGTAAAGGCAAAGGGTACGGGCACTTCTCGTCGCCAGAGGGCATTGCTACTGATCGCCACGGCAGGATCTACGTAGCAGATACCTGCAATCACCGCGTTCAG ATTTTGGACAGCGACGGCGTCTTTTTACGGGAAGTGGGCGTGGTGTCATCTGAAACTCTTGGCGATGGACAAAGGTACACGAAGAGTGAGTTTAATGAGCCAACGGGCGTGGCTGCAAGCCTGGACGGTTCTAAAGTCTACGTGGCCGATGCTGGAAATCACAGAATTAAG GTGTTTAACGGATTGACGGGCGAGCGGGAGCTAATGTTCGGCTCCCGGGGCAAACACAAAGGTCAGTTCGAGTCACCCGAAAGTATTGTTGTTGACGCCGAGGGCTTCATGCTGATCGGGGACTCGGGCAACGGCAGAGTACAAGTCTTTAGACCTAACGGAAACTTTGTCAG GTTTCTGGGCAGCAGAGGCAACAATCACGGCGAATTTGGGTGGGTGTCTGGCGTCGCTCTGTCGAAGTCCTTCGACATCGTCGTCACCGATTTCAAGAACAACCTGGTGGCTGTCTTCTGA
- the LOC136826138 gene encoding tripartite motif-containing protein 2-like isoform X1, which produces MTCLAFFEENCVVTRLKTCYHGTKQELKRQCLAFVRAEPRCALNLHNNDCRSHIQVRMPGAAAVVRDSRSRRNGGGGKRQVPKRSSSSAAALQRSKSPGRAASSSTGDDVVATGYTQFNADLPPLDAPVIVPRTKGHHAKEKKKERPSSVIIPSSSSSSSTSDRQVRFLQDHGGCENTRGSPSPLGSSSASSSGVSSASSSPPMEKARSPNKRSVSMKHHLQRRHRHHRRLSPEGRASSANSSSTSLSPGVSEISLNEDDVTCAICLDLLHRPRSLPCGHTFCSICLQNYANSCRMIITCPSCRGAAQVPKEGVVGLPLNAPLEEMAQIIKGRRLGKGKYICGICNGTTDVLECGHCNAMFCRGCGAPHLKQVRTEVEELRQLLVAARDTFSCRVEEDETRFRRLEETIEEVVEDRVAKLHEEGRKLQAQVQDMRKDSQKRSESLSQDIDKALGSSSSQTEEQQMEWEKLNQLHASLRRLLKATSNAKGPRVTLDEASLSLSTSSLIAAEDTEAKEEDDEDRPLTSQDHSLHYRIKGTLSRMRWGQHLGERPAGLAVNPNNSDIFVTGSDTCRIFVFDSSGRQIGGFGSRGHNDGQFLCPIGIAFSQVSNEVLITDKWKHCIHVFDTDGKFIRQLGRKGKGYGHFSSPEGIATDRHGRIYVADTCNHRVQILDSDGVFLREVGVVSSETLGDGQRYTKSEFNEPTGVAASLDGSKVYVADAGNHRIKVFNGLTGERELMFGSRGKHKGQFESPESIVVDAEGFMLIGDSGNGRVQVFRPNGNFVRFLGSRGNNHGEFGWVSGVALSKSFDIVVTDFKNNLVAVF; this is translated from the exons GTGAGGATGCCGGGGGCTGCGGCGGTGGTCCGCGATTCTCGAAGCCGTCGCAATGGGGGCGGTGGGAAGAGGCAGGTGCCCAAAAGGTCGTCCTCCTCCGCGGCGGCTCTGCAGAGGAGCAAATCCCCTGGGAGGGCTGCCTCTTCTTCGACGGGAGACGACGTCGTCGCCACCGGTTACACCCAGTTCAACGCAGACCTGCCCCCTTTAGACGCCCCCGTCATAGTACCCAGGACCAAAGGTCACcatgcaaaagaaaagaagaaggaacgACCCTCGTCGGTCATAAtaccttcgtcttcttcttcttcttcgacgtcaGATCGTCAAGTGAGGTTCCTGCAAGATCACGGCGGGTGTGAGAACACGCGCGGAAGTCCTTCGCCGCTCGGTTCGTCGTCAGCGTCGTCTTCGGGAGTGTCATCGGCGTCTTCCTCTCCCCCAATGGAGAAAGCCCGCTCACCGAACAAGCGCTCCGTTTCCATGAAGCATCACCTCCAACGTCGTCACCGCCACCATCGGCGTCTGTCTCCCGAGGGAAGGGCGTCCTCCGCTAATTCATCGTCGACGTCGTTGTCCCCAGGAGTGAGCGAGATTTCCTTGAACGAAGATGACGTCACGTGTGCCATATGTCTGGACTTACTGCACAGGCCACGTTCTCTGCCGTGCGGGCACACCTTCTGTTCAATATGCCTCCAGAACTATGCCAATTCTTGCAG aatGATAATCACGTGCCCTTCATGCCGCGGTGCCGCGCAGGTGCCCAAAGAGGGCGTGGTCGGTTTGCCTCTGAACGCGCCTTTGGAGGAAATGGCGCAGATCATCAAAGGGCGCCGACTAGGCAAAGGTAAATACATATGTGGCATCTGCAACGGCACCACAGATGTGCTGGAATGCGGCCACTGCAATGCCATGTTCTGCAGAGGCTGCGGCGCCCCGCACCTGAAGCAGGTGCGGACGGAAGTCGAGGAGCTTCGTCAGCTCTTGGTGGCGGCCCGAGATACCTTCTCCTGTAGGGTAGAAGAGGATGAG ACGCGCTTTAGAAGACTGGAAGAGACAATTGAGGAGGTGGTGGAAGACAGGGTGGCTAAGCTGCATGAAGAGGGTCGTAAGCTGCAGGCTCAG GTCCAAGATATGAGAAAGGACAGCCAAAAGCGGTCCGAGTCTCTCTCCCAGGATATAGATAAAGCCTTGGGATCTTCTTCTAGTCAGACTGAGGAGCAGCAAATGGAG TGGGAGAAGCTGAACCAACTTCATGCGAGTCTCAGGCGCCTCCTGAAGGCGACCTCCAACGCCAAGGGCCCGAGAGTCACCCTCGACGAGGCCTCCCTTTCGCTTAGTACCTCGTCCTTGATAGCTGCAGAAGACACGGAGGCCAAGGAGGAAGATGACGAAGACCGACCTCTGACTTCCCAGGATCACAGCCTCCATTACAG GATCAAAGGGACTCTGTCGCGCATGCGCTGGGGACAACATCTTGGTGAGAGACCAGCGGGCCTCGCTGTCAACCCCAACAATTCCGACATCTTCGTGACGGGAAGTGACACCTGCAG GATCTTTGTGTTCGACAGCAGCGGTCGGCAAATCGGGGGCTTCGGATCCCGCGGACATAACGACGGCCAGTTCTTGTGCCCCATCGGCATTGCCTTTAGCCAAGTTTCTAATGAAGTCCTTAtcacag ATAAGTGGAAACACTGCATTCACGTCTTCGACACCGACGGAAAGTTTATTCGTCAGCTGGGTCGTAAAGGCAAAGGGTACGGGCACTTCTCGTCGCCAGAGGGCATTGCTACTGATCGCCACGGCAGGATCTACGTAGCAGATACCTGCAATCACCGCGTTCAG ATTTTGGACAGCGACGGCGTCTTTTTACGGGAAGTGGGCGTGGTGTCATCTGAAACTCTTGGCGATGGACAAAGGTACACGAAGAGTGAGTTTAATGAGCCAACGGGCGTGGCTGCAAGCCTGGACGGTTCTAAAGTCTACGTGGCCGATGCTGGAAATCACAGAATTAAG GTGTTTAACGGATTGACGGGCGAGCGGGAGCTAATGTTCGGCTCCCGGGGCAAACACAAAGGTCAGTTCGAGTCACCCGAAAGTATTGTTGTTGACGCCGAGGGCTTCATGCTGATCGGGGACTCGGGCAACGGCAGAGTACAAGTCTTTAGACCTAACGGAAACTTTGTCAG GTTTCTGGGCAGCAGAGGCAACAATCACGGCGAATTTGGGTGGGTGTCTGGCGTCGCTCTGTCGAAGTCCTTCGACATCGTCGTCACCGATTTCAAGAACAACCTGGTGGCTGTCTTCTGA
- the LOC136826138 gene encoding tripartite motif-containing protein 2-like isoform X4: MPGAAAVVRDSRSRRNGGGGKRQVPKRSSSSAAALQRSKSPGRAASSSTGDDVVATGYTQFNADLPPLDAPVIVPRTKGHHAKEKKKERPSSVIIPSSSSSSSTSDRQVRFLQDHGGCENTRGSPSPLGSSSASSSGVSSASSSPPMEKARSPNKRSVSMKHHLQRRHRHHRRLSPEGRASSANSSSTSLSPGVSEISLNEDDVTCAICLDLLHRPRSLPCGHTFCSICLQNYANSCRMIITCPSCRGAAQVPKEGVVGLPLNAPLEEMAQIIKGRRLGKGKYICGICNGTTDVLECGHCNAMFCRGCGAPHLKQVRTEVEELRQLLVAARDTFSCRVEEDETRFRRLEETIEEVVEDRVAKLHEEGRKLQAQVQDMRKDSQKRSESLSQDIDKALGSSSSQTEEQQMEWEKLNQLHASLRRLLKATSNAKGPRVTLDEASLSLSTSSLIAAEDTEAKEEDDEDRPLTSQDHSLHYRIKGTLSRMRWGQHLGERPAGLAVNPNNSDIFVTGSDTCRIFVFDSSGRQIGGFGSRGHNDGQFLCPIGIAFSQVSNEVLITDKWKHCIHVFDTDGKFIRQLGRKGKGYGHFSSPEGIATDRHGRIYVADTCNHRVQILDSDGVFLREVGVVSSETLGDGQRYTKSEFNEPTGVAASLDGSKVYVADAGNHRIKVFNGLTGERELMFGSRGKHKGQFESPESIVVDAEGFMLIGDSGNGRVQVFRPNGNFVRFLGSRGNNHGEFGWVSGVALSKSFDIVVTDFKNNLVAVF, encoded by the exons ATGCCGGGGGCTGCGGCGGTGGTCCGCGATTCTCGAAGCCGTCGCAATGGGGGCGGTGGGAAGAGGCAGGTGCCCAAAAGGTCGTCCTCCTCCGCGGCGGCTCTGCAGAGGAGCAAATCCCCTGGGAGGGCTGCCTCTTCTTCGACGGGAGACGACGTCGTCGCCACCGGTTACACCCAGTTCAACGCAGACCTGCCCCCTTTAGACGCCCCCGTCATAGTACCCAGGACCAAAGGTCACcatgcaaaagaaaagaagaaggaacgACCCTCGTCGGTCATAAtaccttcgtcttcttcttcttcttcgacgtcaGATCGTCAAGTGAGGTTCCTGCAAGATCACGGCGGGTGTGAGAACACGCGCGGAAGTCCTTCGCCGCTCGGTTCGTCGTCAGCGTCGTCTTCGGGAGTGTCATCGGCGTCTTCCTCTCCCCCAATGGAGAAAGCCCGCTCACCGAACAAGCGCTCCGTTTCCATGAAGCATCACCTCCAACGTCGTCACCGCCACCATCGGCGTCTGTCTCCCGAGGGAAGGGCGTCCTCCGCTAATTCATCGTCGACGTCGTTGTCCCCAGGAGTGAGCGAGATTTCCTTGAACGAAGATGACGTCACGTGTGCCATATGTCTGGACTTACTGCACAGGCCACGTTCTCTGCCGTGCGGGCACACCTTCTGTTCAATATGCCTCCAGAACTATGCCAATTCTTGCAG aatGATAATCACGTGCCCTTCATGCCGCGGTGCCGCGCAGGTGCCCAAAGAGGGCGTGGTCGGTTTGCCTCTGAACGCGCCTTTGGAGGAAATGGCGCAGATCATCAAAGGGCGCCGACTAGGCAAAGGTAAATACATATGTGGCATCTGCAACGGCACCACAGATGTGCTGGAATGCGGCCACTGCAATGCCATGTTCTGCAGAGGCTGCGGCGCCCCGCACCTGAAGCAGGTGCGGACGGAAGTCGAGGAGCTTCGTCAGCTCTTGGTGGCGGCCCGAGATACCTTCTCCTGTAGGGTAGAAGAGGATGAG ACGCGCTTTAGAAGACTGGAAGAGACAATTGAGGAGGTGGTGGAAGACAGGGTGGCTAAGCTGCATGAAGAGGGTCGTAAGCTGCAGGCTCAG GTCCAAGATATGAGAAAGGACAGCCAAAAGCGGTCCGAGTCTCTCTCCCAGGATATAGATAAAGCCTTGGGATCTTCTTCTAGTCAGACTGAGGAGCAGCAAATGGAG TGGGAGAAGCTGAACCAACTTCATGCGAGTCTCAGGCGCCTCCTGAAGGCGACCTCCAACGCCAAGGGCCCGAGAGTCACCCTCGACGAGGCCTCCCTTTCGCTTAGTACCTCGTCCTTGATAGCTGCAGAAGACACGGAGGCCAAGGAGGAAGATGACGAAGACCGACCTCTGACTTCCCAGGATCACAGCCTCCATTACAG GATCAAAGGGACTCTGTCGCGCATGCGCTGGGGACAACATCTTGGTGAGAGACCAGCGGGCCTCGCTGTCAACCCCAACAATTCCGACATCTTCGTGACGGGAAGTGACACCTGCAG GATCTTTGTGTTCGACAGCAGCGGTCGGCAAATCGGGGGCTTCGGATCCCGCGGACATAACGACGGCCAGTTCTTGTGCCCCATCGGCATTGCCTTTAGCCAAGTTTCTAATGAAGTCCTTAtcacag ATAAGTGGAAACACTGCATTCACGTCTTCGACACCGACGGAAAGTTTATTCGTCAGCTGGGTCGTAAAGGCAAAGGGTACGGGCACTTCTCGTCGCCAGAGGGCATTGCTACTGATCGCCACGGCAGGATCTACGTAGCAGATACCTGCAATCACCGCGTTCAG ATTTTGGACAGCGACGGCGTCTTTTTACGGGAAGTGGGCGTGGTGTCATCTGAAACTCTTGGCGATGGACAAAGGTACACGAAGAGTGAGTTTAATGAGCCAACGGGCGTGGCTGCAAGCCTGGACGGTTCTAAAGTCTACGTGGCCGATGCTGGAAATCACAGAATTAAG GTGTTTAACGGATTGACGGGCGAGCGGGAGCTAATGTTCGGCTCCCGGGGCAAACACAAAGGTCAGTTCGAGTCACCCGAAAGTATTGTTGTTGACGCCGAGGGCTTCATGCTGATCGGGGACTCGGGCAACGGCAGAGTACAAGTCTTTAGACCTAACGGAAACTTTGTCAG GTTTCTGGGCAGCAGAGGCAACAATCACGGCGAATTTGGGTGGGTGTCTGGCGTCGCTCTGTCGAAGTCCTTCGACATCGTCGTCACCGATTTCAAGAACAACCTGGTGGCTGTCTTCTGA